The DNA segment TTGAACCTCTTGTACCATTAATTGTAACATGAcatggtaatttttttagctcAGTTTCAAGATTCTTCTcttcgcattttttaaagttgtCTGGACAGCTGTATGTTCCAGGTGTTAAACATTTCCCCTTAAAGTATGCACATACAGGaatcatttcttttattttttgataatattcttTGCATAAGCTATCATATGTGCTACCGATTCCGAAAAGTTTATCAAAGTCAACATAAAAATCGTACAATTTCTTTCTATATTCCCAATCCTCGTGATGAACCTTACCGAGATCAGgccaacattttttatagtatAATTCTTCACTTCTTGTGCTGTCAAACGTACTCCATATCAACTGGAGAGCACTAAAAGCAATATtaatttcataattttctgtATCACGATAAATATGAGTTACTTtatcatataaccaataatttaaaagtaaGGAAACATCGAATTGAGTAAATAGACCACTCCATGTTTTAGATGTATCTAAAAATCTTAggtatttttacaaatttctgtcatttttcttttcttctttatttacgattatattattacattttcCTTCATAATTATCTAAGTCCAAAGAAATCATGTCCATagcatcataaaatttttcggAGTATAATTCTTTTGAAGACCTATTGAATAAACGCTACATAAAAAGATAATAATaggtgtatatatatatttgttccCTATACAATTTGTTTAGT comes from the Plasmodium cynomolgi strain B DNA, scaffold: 0759, whole genome shotgun sequence genome and includes:
- a CDS encoding CYIR protein (putative;~vir-type antigen), translating into FLDTSKTWSGLFTQFDVSLLLNYWLYDKVTHIYRDTENYEINIAFSALQLIWSTFDSTRSEELYYKKCWPDLGKVHHEDWEYRKKLYDFYVDFDKLFGIGSTYDSLCKEYYQKIKEMIPVCAYFKGKCLTPGTYSCPDNFKKCEEKNLETELKKLPCHVTINGTRGSTSQISSSHQPPGHTERPLDHAVVPSAEFNTQLESGNSGIGTKVTHSFLGAAPVLLTATALYRVCTYLINIYQCIMNKLHYMYNNNKYTTNAYLYFLNNSTHPSVPGFASSVETTQIV